The Leisingera sp. M658 genome window below encodes:
- the pabB gene encoding aminodeoxychorismate synthase component I has protein sequence MKLLLVDNFDSFTNNIADFLRGQRDGLCIDVIRNDGYGFLQSPEFLSYDGIIISPGPGNTGVARDLGISLDILRRDSRPVLGVCLGHQAMIVEGGGVVELAPQPMHGRVSQITCSGEGLFTGLPKTQKVMRYHSWTVNPELPQGFVCDAWTEDGIVMGIRSIESPRWGVQFHPESIATEYGRAILGNFLNLVDAHQGRTAAKARSNAANAAPARSLYWHKLGAAIDPAALVEAQGLVNGRRPQLLESSLAQEGLSRYSIVEAPADPDRSVTYCVQTQTLREYEGTALAAERQMPVLDYLSNCLGVVSCPGGQPPFPFLGGLIGWLGYELKSELLGVSSPPSKTEDAAFRHVPQFFVIDHLEDAAYAAVCLPQDAEESQFDNALSALQTTFAKAARMQVALAPAKSRPPLEFTMRHGPQAYLDRIIKCQDQIRAGESYELCLTNQITAELEDLDAWEFYKLLRQRNPATYSGFLNIGGTEVVSSSPERFLRADQSGLLESKPIKGTVRRGATPQEDAELARRLQSTEKERAENLMIVDLVRHDFAATSIPGSVDVPKLCAIETYKTVHQMVSTIRGRLKPGLTSVDAIRSCFPGGSMTGAPKIRSVEILDQLEEGPRGVYSGAIGWIGYNGQSDLSIVIRTVVKQGASVSIGCGGAITYLSDPKAELDEIMLKSQALVRALAEHLTGHSEHYRISNGLQAAPAGTFAK, from the coding sequence TTGAAACTTCTCCTCGTCGACAATTTTGACAGTTTTACCAATAATATAGCCGACTTCTTGCGCGGCCAGCGCGATGGTCTTTGCATCGATGTCATCCGCAATGACGGCTACGGTTTTCTGCAGAGCCCGGAATTCCTGAGCTATGACGGAATCATCATCTCACCGGGGCCGGGCAACACCGGCGTCGCCAGGGATCTTGGCATCTCCCTGGATATTCTGCGCCGCGACAGCCGCCCTGTGCTGGGGGTCTGCCTGGGCCATCAGGCGATGATCGTCGAGGGTGGCGGCGTCGTTGAACTGGCGCCGCAGCCAATGCACGGGCGGGTCAGTCAGATCACCTGCAGCGGCGAGGGGCTGTTTACCGGCCTGCCCAAGACACAGAAGGTGATGCGTTACCATTCCTGGACCGTGAACCCGGAGCTGCCGCAGGGCTTTGTCTGCGATGCCTGGACCGAAGACGGCATCGTCATGGGTATCCGCAGCATTGAATCCCCCCGCTGGGGCGTGCAGTTCCATCCGGAATCGATTGCCACGGAATACGGCCGGGCGATTCTCGGCAACTTTCTGAATCTGGTCGATGCGCATCAGGGCCGGACCGCGGCCAAGGCCCGCAGCAATGCCGCAAACGCCGCCCCCGCCCGCAGCCTGTACTGGCACAAGCTGGGTGCGGCCATCGACCCGGCGGCGCTGGTCGAAGCGCAGGGGCTGGTCAATGGCCGCCGCCCGCAGCTGCTGGAAAGCAGCCTCGCGCAGGAGGGGCTGTCGCGCTATTCCATTGTTGAGGCGCCGGCGGACCCGGACCGCAGCGTAACCTATTGCGTGCAAACGCAGACCCTTCGCGAATATGAGGGAACCGCGCTTGCCGCCGAGCGGCAGATGCCGGTGCTGGACTATCTCAGCAATTGCCTGGGTGTTGTATCCTGTCCCGGCGGTCAACCGCCGTTCCCGTTCCTCGGCGGCCTTATCGGCTGGCTGGGCTATGAGCTGAAATCGGAACTCCTGGGTGTTTCCTCCCCGCCCTCGAAAACCGAAGACGCCGCCTTTCGCCATGTGCCGCAGTTCTTTGTGATCGACCATCTTGAAGATGCGGCCTATGCGGCGGTCTGCCTGCCGCAGGACGCCGAGGAATCCCAATTCGACAACGCCCTGTCGGCGCTGCAGACAACGTTTGCCAAGGCGGCCAGAATGCAGGTTGCCCTGGCGCCCGCCAAATCCCGCCCGCCGCTTGAATTCACCATGCGGCACGGCCCCCAGGCCTATCTGGACCGGATCATCAAATGCCAAGACCAGATCCGCGCCGGCGAAAGCTATGAGCTGTGCCTGACCAACCAGATTACAGCTGAGCTGGAAGATCTGGATGCCTGGGAGTTTTACAAGCTTCTCCGCCAGCGCAACCCGGCGACTTACAGCGGTTTCCTGAACATCGGCGGCACCGAGGTGGTGTCTTCCTCGCCGGAACGTTTCCTGCGCGCGGATCAGTCCGGCCTGCTGGAAAGCAAACCGATCAAGGGCACTGTCAGACGGGGGGCCACGCCGCAAGAGGATGCGGAACTGGCCCGCCGTCTGCAGAGCACCGAGAAAGAACGCGCCGAAAACCTGATGATCGTCGATCTGGTGCGGCATGATTTTGCCGCCACTTCGATCCCCGGTTCTGTCGATGTGCCCAAGCTGTGCGCGATTGAGACCTATAAGACCGTGCATCAGATGGTCTCGACCATCCGCGGGCGGCTGAAACCGGGCCTGACCAGCGTTGATGCCATCCGCAGCTGTTTCCCCGGCGGCTCTATGACCGGGGCTCCGAAAATCCGCTCTGTGGAAATTCTTGATCAGCTCGAGGAAGGCCCGCGCGGGGTCTATTCCGGGGCGATCGGCTGGATTGGCTACAACGGGCAATCGGATCTTTCGATCGTCATCCGCACGGTGGTGAAGCAGGGCGCGTCCGTCTCCATCGGCTGCGGCGGCGCCATCACCTATCTGTCGGACCCCAAGGCCGAACTGGATGAGATCATGCTGAAAAGCCAGGCCCTGGTCCGGGCATTGGCGGAACATCTAACCGGCCATTCAGAACACTACCGGATTTCCAACGGTCTGCAGGCGGCGCCGGCAGGCACCTTCGCAAAGTGA
- a CDS encoding outer membrane lipoprotein-sorting protein: protein MPDSFSRLPRRGFLALGGGSLATAMLAPGLVLAAPDALEVATAVNNIELTGAMAAMAKVELRRTGAPVRTRDLEVSTARQGGKDLSDRRYVFLAPADVRDTKLLVHEQGRKDNDLWLMLPSLGKVRRISASKQANAFAGTDFSYANLMAMRLENFTHAITASSGSSITLESTVRSAGYGRSIGYARAVTQARAGSMVPFQIDYFDQKGRHLKTQKMSKAAQAPDGKHILRSRHMIVHGKGRETLISLSKIDFSPNFGGGHFRSQSL from the coding sequence ATGCCCGATTCATTTTCACGGCTTCCCCGCCGCGGTTTTCTTGCCCTTGGCGGCGGCAGTCTGGCAACCGCAATGCTGGCACCCGGCCTGGTGCTGGCGGCCCCGGATGCGTTGGAGGTTGCAACCGCGGTCAACAATATCGAGCTGACCGGAGCGATGGCCGCAATGGCCAAGGTCGAGCTGCGCCGCACCGGTGCGCCGGTGCGCACCCGCGATCTGGAGGTTTCCACGGCCCGGCAAGGCGGCAAGGACCTTAGCGACCGCCGCTATGTCTTTCTGGCCCCGGCGGATGTGCGCGACACCAAACTGCTGGTGCACGAGCAAGGCCGAAAGGACAATGACCTTTGGCTGATGCTGCCCAGCCTTGGCAAAGTGCGCCGGATTTCCGCCTCTAAGCAGGCCAATGCCTTTGCCGGAACGGATTTCAGCTATGCCAACCTTATGGCGATGCGGCTGGAAAACTTCACCCATGCCATCACCGCCAGCAGTGGCAGCAGCATCACATTGGAAAGCACCGTGCGCAGCGCCGGCTACGGGCGCAGCATCGGCTATGCGCGCGCGGTGACCCAGGCCAGGGCCGGGTCGATGGTGCCGTTCCAGATTGATTACTTCGATCAGAAGGGGCGCCATCTGAAGACCCAGAAAATGTCCAAGGCGGCCCAAGCGCCGGATGGCAAACACATCCTGCGGTCGCGCCACATGATTGTGCACGGCAAAGGCCGGGAAACCCTGATCAGCCTGAGCAAAATCGATTTCAGCCCAAATTTCGGCGGCGGTCATTTCAGATCCCAAAGCCTTTGA
- a CDS encoding 4-hydroxybenzoate 3-monooxygenase: MRTTVGIIGGGPSGLLLSILLDRLGIDNQVLEHRSRAHVQRRVRAGQLDHASVAFLRQAGLAGRLDRLGLPQRGMNLRWRDQTRRIDLEALSGGHSCTVYGQSALTCDLTNALAASGRSPVYGAEDIRLSDPESEPHIITYRKDGAEHRLECRFVAGCDGAHGPARRLVNGAGGGSSKRLPFSWVGVLSETPPVSPELTYAYHPRGFALWSMRSDTVSRTYLQCGAEDQAEDWSDDRFWSEMQRRLGPDVDFSPGKVTERLMVRMQGYVADRMQLGNVVLAGDAGHTVPPSAAKGLNLAIADIRELSESFRKLLFEGRQDALADYAQKALKRAWAGQAFSWQMTDLLHAPPSGDPFESNLKLTRLDTLLASPEQLSLFCRDYTGAEAA; encoded by the coding sequence ATGCGTACGACGGTTGGTATTATTGGCGGCGGCCCGTCCGGGCTGCTTCTTTCGATTCTTCTGGACCGTCTGGGAATCGACAATCAGGTGCTGGAACACCGCAGCCGCGCGCATGTGCAGCGCCGGGTGCGGGCCGGGCAGCTGGATCACGCCAGCGTTGCTTTCCTGCGCCAGGCCGGGCTGGCCGGCCGCCTGGACCGGCTGGGCCTGCCGCAGCGGGGCATGAACCTGCGCTGGCGGGATCAGACCCGGCGTATTGATCTTGAGGCCTTGAGCGGCGGGCATTCCTGCACGGTTTACGGCCAGTCGGCGCTGACCTGCGATCTGACCAATGCGCTGGCCGCCAGCGGCCGCAGTCCGGTCTACGGTGCCGAGGACATCCGGCTGTCGGATCCGGAATCGGAGCCGCATATCATCACCTATCGCAAGGACGGCGCTGAACACCGGCTGGAATGCCGCTTTGTTGCCGGCTGCGACGGGGCGCATGGCCCGGCGCGCCGGCTGGTGAACGGCGCCGGGGGCGGCAGCAGCAAACGGCTGCCGTTTTCCTGGGTCGGCGTGCTGAGCGAAACCCCTCCGGTCTCGCCCGAGCTGACCTATGCCTATCACCCGCGCGGGTTTGCGCTGTGGTCGATGCGCTCGGACACGGTCAGCCGCACCTACCTGCAATGCGGCGCGGAGGACCAGGCCGAAGACTGGTCCGATGACCGGTTCTGGAGCGAGATGCAGCGCCGCCTGGGGCCGGATGTGGATTTCAGCCCCGGCAAGGTGACAGAACGGCTGATGGTCCGGATGCAGGGCTATGTCGCGGACCGGATGCAGCTGGGCAATGTGGTTCTGGCGGGCGATGCGGGCCATACCGTGCCGCCCTCGGCGGCCAAAGGCCTGAACCTGGCCATCGCCGACATCCGCGAGCTGAGCGAAAGCTTCCGCAAGCTGCTGTTTGAGGGCCGGCAGGACGCCTTGGCGGACTATGCGCAAAAGGCGCTGAAGCGGGCCTGGGCCGGGCAGGCCTTCTCGTGGCAGATGACGGATCTGCTGCATGCGCCCCCATCGGGTGACCCGTTTGAGAGCAATCTGAAACTGACCCGGCTGGACACCCTTCTGGCCTCGCCCGAGCAGCTGAGCCTGTTCTGCCGGGACTACACCGGCGCCGAGGCTGCCTGA